A single window of Hyphomicrobiales bacterium DNA harbors:
- a CDS encoding Alpha/beta hydrolase, translating into MTADLLKIQSSDGISLAIERVGQGAPVLAIHGTTSTRGRWAPVVSALSAHFALYLMDRRGRGASGDAAGHSIALEFADVAAAAEAISQQTGVGVTVIAHSYGAICALEAALLTPAISRLVVYEPPIPTEGAPESQDESHVERLSVLIAGGDNAGALLYFYRTVLGMPEAQIERLTARGDWPARTAVAPTLPREIMATRRYRFDTQRFAQLTIPTLVMVGADSPPRYQSSTALLARTLPNNQTVSLAGQQHNAIDAAPDLFIRETLRFLAP; encoded by the coding sequence ATGACTGCTGATCTGCTCAAAATTCAATCTTCCGACGGCATCTCGCTCGCGATCGAGCGTGTCGGTCAGGGCGCACCAGTCCTCGCGATTCACGGCACCACATCGACGCGAGGCCGATGGGCCCCCGTCGTGTCGGCTCTCAGCGCACATTTTGCGCTTTACCTGATGGACCGGCGCGGCCGCGGTGCGAGTGGCGATGCAGCCGGCCATAGCATAGCGCTTGAATTCGCCGATGTGGCCGCGGCCGCAGAAGCGATCAGCCAGCAAACCGGCGTCGGCGTTACTGTTATTGCCCATTCCTATGGGGCGATATGCGCCCTCGAGGCTGCCCTGCTTACACCCGCGATCAGCCGGCTCGTCGTCTACGAGCCGCCTATTCCGACGGAAGGGGCACCGGAGTCTCAAGACGAGAGCCATGTCGAACGCCTGTCGGTCCTGATCGCTGGAGGCGACAATGCTGGCGCTCTACTCTACTTCTATCGGACAGTGCTTGGCATGCCCGAGGCGCAGATCGAACGCCTGACAGCGCGAGGCGACTGGCCTGCCCGCACGGCCGTGGCACCGACCCTGCCGCGTGAAATCATGGCCACACGCCGCTACCGCTTCGATACGCAACGTTTCGCGCAGCTCACCATTCCCACACTTGTGATGGTCGGGGCTGACAGTCCGCCGCGCTACCAAAGCTCGACGGCCCTTCTGGCACGCACACTGCCCAACAATCAGACCGTGTCGCTCGCAGGCCAACAGCACAATGCCATTGACGCAGCGCCTGATCTGTTCATCCGCGAAACTCTCCGCTTCCTAGCCCCTTGA
- a CDS encoding hypothetical protein (Evidence 5 : Unknown function) has protein sequence MAKTNPMKLGLLLNSIGFHIAAWRHPDARPDLASTFAPYADITKTAERGLFDLVFLADSAAVHHAHDFDIMTKMAPFYQMEPTTLLSSLAAVTDKIGLVASITTTYNEPFHIARKMATLDHLSAGRAGWNLITSANQAEAFNFSRDAHVDHAQRYERAEEVASIVRGLWDSWEDDAFLYNKETGQFFEREKLHLLDHKGPLFSVRGPLNVNRPPQGQPVIAQAGSSEPGKELAAETADIVFTQQLTLENGKEFYADLKGRMAKFGRERDEIKIMPGVVPFVGRTELWRKVGDAGLRKAAYRGGCRACQNLFERAIRHERIYQCFTPASAQ, from the coding sequence ATGGCCAAGACCAACCCGATGAAGCTCGGCCTTCTGCTCAACAGCATCGGCTTCCATATCGCGGCCTGGCGCCACCCTGACGCACGACCCGATCTGGCTTCGACATTCGCGCCCTACGCTGATATCACGAAGACCGCCGAGCGTGGGCTGTTCGACCTAGTCTTTCTGGCTGATAGCGCTGCCGTTCATCACGCGCATGACTTCGACATCATGACGAAGATGGCTCCGTTCTATCAGATGGAGCCAACGACGCTGCTGTCCTCGCTGGCGGCTGTCACCGACAAGATCGGCCTCGTGGCGAGCATCACGACCACCTATAACGAACCCTTCCACATCGCCCGCAAGATGGCGACGCTTGATCATCTCAGCGCCGGCCGCGCGGGCTGGAACCTCATCACCTCCGCGAACCAGGCCGAAGCCTTCAACTTCAGCCGCGATGCCCATGTCGATCATGCGCAGCGCTACGAGCGCGCGGAGGAGGTCGCCAGCATCGTGCGCGGGCTCTGGGACAGTTGGGAGGATGACGCCTTCCTCTACAACAAGGAAACTGGGCAGTTCTTCGAGCGAGAGAAGCTGCATCTGCTCGATCACAAGGGCCCCCTGTTCTCCGTCCGTGGCCCGCTCAATGTGAACCGCCCGCCCCAGGGCCAGCCGGTCATCGCCCAGGCAGGCTCTTCCGAGCCGGGCAAGGAGCTTGCCGCAGAGACGGCCGACATCGTCTTTACGCAACAGCTCACGCTCGAGAACGGCAAGGAGTTCTATGCCGATCTCAAGGGACGGATGGCCAAGTTCGGCCGCGAGCGCGACGAGATCAAGATCATGCCCGGCGTGGTGCCGTTCGTTGGCCGCACGGAGCTATGGCGGAAAGTGGGTGATGCTGGATTGAGAAAGGCGGCGTATCGAGGCGGGTGTCGAGCCTGCCAGAACCTCTTCGAGAGAGCGATACGCCATGAACGCATCTACCAATGTTTTACGCCTGCGTCAGCCCAATGA
- a CDS encoding transposase: MNASTNVLRLRQPNEIDDPLTDILRTGARKLLAQAIEIEAEAYLASMRDLKLPDGRERLVRHGHGPERTIQTGIGPVEVSRVKIRDRGAEGEDRIRFSSAILPKWARRTKSLDALLPILYLRGLSTGDFQEALSALLGKDAPNLSPSAITRLTGEWQAEYEHWQARDLSARRYVYVWADGVYLQARMEDQAECMLVLIGATPEGKKELVGFQAGVRESAQSWRELLVEIKRRGLSIPPRIAVGDGALGFWKALDELFPGTHHQRCWLHKTANVLNKVPKSVQPGLKAALREIYLAPTRAQAEVAVDLFAEAYQARYPKAVECVRKDQRALLAFYDWPAEHWIHLRTTNPIESVFATVRHRTVRTKGSLSPTTARLMVFKLVMAAAKSWRRLMGENQLPKVIAGVRFKDGSEVIPMPTNSAA; this comes from the coding sequence ATGAACGCATCTACCAATGTTTTACGCCTGCGTCAGCCCAATGAGATTGACGATCCCCTGACGGATATTCTGCGAACCGGTGCCCGCAAGTTGCTGGCTCAAGCCATCGAGATCGAAGCCGAGGCTTATCTCGCCAGCATGCGCGATCTGAAGCTGCCGGATGGACGCGAACGCCTGGTCCGGCACGGCCATGGGCCGGAACGGACCATTCAGACCGGCATCGGCCCGGTGGAGGTCAGCCGCGTCAAGATCCGCGATCGTGGTGCTGAGGGAGAGGACCGCATCCGCTTTTCCTCGGCGATCCTGCCGAAATGGGCGCGCCGCACCAAAAGCCTGGATGCGCTGCTGCCGATCCTCTACCTGCGCGGGCTCTCGACCGGCGACTTCCAGGAGGCGCTCTCAGCCTTGCTCGGCAAGGATGCTCCGAACCTCTCGCCCTCCGCCATTACCCGACTGACGGGCGAATGGCAGGCCGAGTACGAGCATTGGCAGGCGCGGGACCTGTCGGCCCGCCGATACGTCTACGTCTGGGCCGACGGCGTCTATCTCCAGGCCCGGATGGAGGATCAGGCCGAATGCATGCTGGTGCTGATCGGCGCCACGCCGGAGGGCAAGAAGGAACTGGTCGGCTTCCAGGCCGGGGTGCGCGAGAGCGCCCAGAGCTGGCGCGAGCTTCTCGTCGAGATCAAGCGAAGGGGCCTGTCCATCCCACCCCGGATCGCCGTCGGGGATGGGGCACTGGGCTTCTGGAAAGCGCTCGACGAGCTCTTTCCCGGCACGCATCATCAGCGCTGCTGGCTGCACAAGACCGCCAACGTGCTCAACAAGGTGCCGAAATCCGTGCAACCGGGCCTGAAGGCGGCCCTGCGGGAGATCTATCTCGCGCCCACCCGCGCGCAGGCCGAGGTGGCCGTCGATCTGTTTGCCGAGGCCTACCAGGCGCGCTATCCCAAGGCAGTGGAGTGCGTGCGCAAGGACCAGCGGGCGCTGCTGGCGTTCTATGACTGGCCGGCGGAACACTGGATCCATCTGCGCACGACGAACCCAATTGAGAGTGTGTTCGCTACGGTCCGACACCGTACGGTGCGTACCAAGGGCTCGCTGTCGCCGACCACCGCCCGGCTGATGGTGTTCAAGCTGGTGATGGCGGCCGCGAAGAGCTGGCGGAGATTGATGGGCGAAAACCAGTTGCCCAAGGTGATCGCCGGTGTCAGGTTTAAGGACGGCAGCGAGGTCATTCCGATGCCGACAAACAGCGCCGCCTGA
- a CDS encoding hypothetical protein (Evidence 5 : Unknown function) produces the protein MDLSQYPLDGPMPDLTETNAGKGRLKNLTELAKRENMSIRQLYQHAAGSRGHWVLRGTPTYIADVLEQWIKEEAADGFVVIPPYLPGTIDSFVELVVPELQRRGIYRNAYEGNTLRDHLGLARPRNKFAKA, from the coding sequence GTGGACCTTTCGCAATATCCCCTTGACGGCCCGATGCCCGACCTCACCGAAACCAATGCCGGCAAAGGCCGCCTGAAGAATCTCACTGAGCTTGCCAAGCGCGAGAACATGTCGATCCGCCAGCTCTACCAACACGCGGCAGGATCGCGCGGCCACTGGGTGCTGCGCGGGACACCAACTTATATCGCCGACGTCCTTGAGCAGTGGATCAAGGAGGAGGCCGCCGACGGCTTCGTCGTCATTCCGCCTTATCTTCCCGGAACCATCGACAGCTTCGTCGAGCTCGTGGTTCCGGAATTGCAGCGGCGCGGCATCTACCGTAATGCGTATGAGGGCAATACGCTGCGAGATCATCTGGGCCTCGCGCGTCCACGCAACAAGTTTGCGAAGGCTTGA
- a CDS encoding putative Extracellular solute-binding protein (Evidence 3 : Putative function from multiple computational evidences) encodes MLTMTRRNLLQGTAAMGALALAGARPAFAQAPEDTKALYEAAKQEGTLTYYATAQAPITKRVTDRFSELYPGIKINVLRLATGQMAQRFASEMQAGNIVADVIQMADPLAFEDAAKAGWLAKPGDLPAWSAFPKDYLTEHWALIGISPHTIVSNTDLVEEKDYPKDWKAMLDPRWKGQVILSDPRNNMEVADWAYTMFDAYGPEFLTGLKNQQPRFVESILPGIQMLAAGEAMILAPALHQATMLMMDKKAPVIDFSPAMTSGQETMMGVVAKAPHPNAARLLADFLLTRDGQERYCRDIAASPLPDIPGALTLSPQYQRGRYRQAAAKRAELAALLGLS; translated from the coding sequence ATGTTGACCATGACCCGACGTAATCTTTTGCAAGGCACCGCCGCGATGGGCGCCCTTGCCCTTGCGGGTGCGCGCCCGGCTTTCGCCCAGGCGCCGGAGGATACGAAGGCCCTGTACGAGGCAGCCAAGCAGGAAGGCACGCTGACCTACTACGCGACCGCTCAGGCGCCGATCACGAAACGCGTCACGGATCGGTTCTCGGAGCTCTATCCCGGGATCAAGATCAATGTGCTGCGCCTGGCTACCGGGCAGATGGCGCAGCGCTTCGCAAGCGAAATGCAGGCGGGCAACATCGTCGCTGACGTCATCCAGATGGCCGACCCCCTGGCCTTCGAGGATGCCGCCAAAGCGGGCTGGCTGGCAAAGCCCGGCGATCTGCCAGCCTGGTCGGCCTTCCCCAAGGACTATCTCACTGAGCATTGGGCGCTCATCGGGATCTCCCCACACACCATCGTGTCGAATACCGATTTGGTGGAGGAGAAGGATTATCCCAAGGACTGGAAGGCCATGCTCGATCCGCGCTGGAAGGGGCAGGTCATCCTGAGCGACCCGCGCAACAACATGGAAGTCGCCGACTGGGCCTATACGATGTTCGACGCCTACGGCCCCGAGTTTCTTACCGGTCTCAAGAACCAGCAACCGCGCTTCGTGGAGTCCATTCTGCCCGGCATCCAGATGCTGGCCGCCGGCGAGGCGATGATCCTGGCGCCGGCGCTGCATCAGGCCACCATGCTCATGATGGATAAGAAGGCGCCTGTCATCGACTTCTCCCCGGCCATGACCAGCGGCCAGGAAACGATGATGGGTGTCGTGGCCAAGGCTCCGCATCCCAACGCCGCCCGCCTGCTCGCCGACTTCCTGCTCACCCGGGATGGCCAGGAGCGCTATTGCCGCGACATCGCGGCGTCACCGCTGCCGGACATTCCAGGTGCCCTCACCCTGTCGCCGCAATATCAACGCGGCCGCTATCGCCAGGCCGCGGCGAAGCGCGCCGAACTCGCCGCTCTGCTGGGGCTGTCCTAG
- the potA gene encoding Spermidine/putrescine import ATP-binding protein PotA: MNPTSQPRIRVSNLVKHYGAGRGAVLALDNVSIEVKAGEKLVLLGPSGCGKTTLLRCVAGLETPDAGEIEIDGKIVFSSSRGISVAPEHRPISMVFQSYALWPHMTVFDNVAYPLVNTRVAKAEIRTRVASVLDIVGCGHLAARYPGQLSGGQQQRIALARAVAGNEGTILFDEPLSNIDAKVREQLRLELVALQKRLGFSALYVTHDQTEALALAHRIVVMEVGSIAQVGLPRDIYEAPHSRYVAAFTGATNAVEGKVRAVSGDTVIVDTALGPISATTSNAFNIGQAVDLLMRPERLVFNPPASETNRFAMTVDSTMYLGLYLEYALVAGDKRFVLRSTQSSEIADGETVAVGISPTHVGIFPRARAA, encoded by the coding sequence ATGAACCCAACGAGCCAGCCACGCATCCGCGTGAGCAATCTGGTGAAGCATTACGGCGCGGGCCGCGGCGCGGTGTTGGCGTTGGACAACGTCTCGATCGAGGTGAAAGCCGGGGAGAAGCTCGTGCTTCTCGGGCCAAGCGGCTGCGGCAAGACGACCTTGCTGCGCTGCGTCGCCGGCTTGGAAACGCCTGACGCCGGCGAGATCGAGATCGACGGCAAGATCGTCTTCTCGTCGTCCCGCGGCATCTCGGTCGCGCCGGAACATCGGCCGATCAGCATGGTCTTCCAGTCCTATGCGCTGTGGCCGCATATGACGGTGTTCGACAATGTCGCCTATCCGCTGGTGAATACCCGTGTCGCCAAAGCAGAAATCAGGACGCGCGTCGCGTCCGTGCTCGACATCGTCGGCTGCGGCCACCTCGCCGCCCGCTATCCCGGCCAGCTCTCCGGCGGGCAGCAGCAGCGCATCGCACTAGCCCGCGCGGTCGCTGGCAACGAGGGCACGATCCTCTTCGACGAGCCGCTGTCCAACATCGATGCAAAGGTCCGGGAACAGCTGCGCCTGGAACTCGTGGCCCTGCAGAAACGCCTTGGTTTCAGCGCACTTTACGTCACCCATGATCAGACCGAGGCCTTGGCGCTTGCCCATCGTATCGTCGTCATGGAAGTCGGCAGCATTGCGCAGGTCGGCCTGCCGCGAGATATCTACGAAGCGCCACATTCACGCTACGTCGCGGCCTTTACCGGCGCCACCAACGCGGTGGAGGGCAAGGTCAGGGCGGTGTCGGGCGACACGGTCATCGTCGACACCGCGCTCGGCCCCATCAGCGCCACCACGAGCAACGCTTTTAATATTGGTCAGGCGGTCGACCTTCTGATGCGCCCGGAGCGGCTCGTTTTCAACCCGCCGGCAAGCGAAACCAATCGCTTCGCGATGACCGTCGACAGCACGATGTATCTTGGCCTCTATCTCGAATATGCGTTGGTCGCCGGAGACAAGCGCTTCGTGCTGCGCAGCACGCAATCCAGCGAGATCGCCGACGGAGAGACCGTCGCGGTCGGCATTTCACCGACGCATGTGGGCATTTTCCCGCGTGCGCGGGCGGCCTAG
- a CDS encoding Iron ABC transporter permease, producing the protein MHGRAAPPAPATETAPAGQSLAGRLISLRTLALVIAALLCALIIYPIGTMILRAFFSPTAVGDEGIIKALADTGFVPVLVNTLVVVGLSGTLALVVGATFAWLNERTDASTGWIGGLLPLVPLLVPQIAGVAGWVMLLAPQAGIVNGLLRDGLTFIGLPMRTGPVNIYSFGGFVAIMALYMVPYVYLTVSAALQNLDPHLEEASRLCRAGAFTTLRRVTLPAIRPALMASVLLLIMMGFAIFSVPVVIGSGAHIELLSVKIYRLIYTYPPRTDLAILLGLFLTFVVQSALLLQAWIASLNRAATIGGKGLRAATTKLGPWRFVARAVMIIYLLAAAVLPVVGLAIVSLQPFWSARINFSVLDLQNYVTVLVENDITRRALFNSVVLGIVGGTVGMLIAAILVVAAKSERRWFGRAVDIITATPAGIPHVVIGVGFVLCFSSGWLNLSGGFLILILAYLVMNMPQAMRSAAAAVDQVGRELLEASQVFRASQGRTFRRILLPLMLPSLGAGWIILFVQMSGELTASALLAGTTNPVVGQVILDFWQNGSFPQIAALAMTMTLINAIVVVAALRLARGRAR; encoded by the coding sequence ATGCACGGACGCGCAGCCCCTCCCGCACCTGCAACGGAAACCGCCCCTGCCGGCCAAAGCCTCGCCGGCCGCCTGATTTCGCTCCGGACCCTAGCGCTGGTCATTGCCGCATTGCTATGCGCTTTGATCATCTACCCCATCGGCACGATGATCCTGCGCGCCTTCTTCTCGCCAACCGCGGTTGGTGATGAAGGAATCATCAAGGCGCTTGCGGACACCGGCTTCGTGCCGGTGCTCGTCAATACGCTCGTTGTCGTGGGGCTCAGCGGGACGCTCGCGCTCGTCGTGGGCGCGACTTTCGCCTGGCTGAATGAGCGAACCGACGCCTCCACCGGCTGGATCGGCGGACTGCTGCCGCTGGTGCCTTTGCTCGTACCACAGATCGCCGGCGTCGCCGGCTGGGTGATGCTGCTCGCCCCACAGGCTGGCATCGTCAACGGGCTTCTCCGCGACGGCCTCACCTTCATCGGCCTGCCGATGCGGACCGGGCCGGTCAATATCTATTCCTTCGGCGGCTTCGTCGCGATCATGGCGTTGTATATGGTGCCGTACGTCTATCTGACGGTATCGGCGGCGTTGCAGAACCTCGATCCGCACCTGGAGGAAGCCTCCCGCCTATGCCGCGCCGGCGCCTTCACCACCTTGCGGCGAGTGACGCTGCCCGCCATCCGCCCGGCGTTGATGGCGTCCGTGCTTCTTCTCATCATGATGGGATTTGCGATCTTCTCCGTGCCGGTCGTGATCGGCTCGGGCGCCCATATCGAGCTGCTGTCGGTCAAGATCTACCGACTGATCTACACCTATCCGCCGCGCACCGACCTTGCGATATTACTCGGGCTGTTCCTTACCTTCGTGGTGCAGTCCGCCCTGCTGCTGCAGGCATGGATCGCGAGCCTGAACCGCGCCGCCACGATCGGCGGCAAGGGCCTGCGCGCGGCGACGACCAAGCTCGGCCCCTGGCGGTTCGTGGCGCGCGCCGTCATGATCATCTACCTGCTGGCAGCGGCCGTGCTGCCGGTGGTCGGGCTCGCCATCGTGTCGCTGCAACCCTTCTGGTCGGCGCGCATCAACTTTTCGGTGCTGGACCTACAGAACTACGTGACCGTGCTCGTCGAGAATGACATCACCCGCCGCGCGCTCTTCAACAGCGTGGTGCTCGGCATCGTCGGCGGCACCGTCGGCATGCTGATCGCCGCTATCCTTGTCGTCGCCGCGAAGTCTGAGCGCCGCTGGTTCGGCCGCGCCGTGGACATCATCACCGCGACACCAGCGGGCATCCCGCATGTCGTTATCGGCGTCGGCTTCGTGCTCTGCTTCTCAAGCGGCTGGCTCAATCTGAGCGGCGGTTTCCTGATCCTCATTCTCGCTTATCTCGTCATGAACATGCCGCAGGCCATGCGCTCCGCCGCGGCGGCCGTCGACCAGGTGGGACGCGAGCTCCTGGAGGCCTCACAGGTCTTCCGTGCCTCCCAGGGTCGCACCTTCCGGCGCATCTTGCTCCCCTTGATGCTGCCGAGCCTCGGGGCTGGCTGGATCATCCTGTTCGTGCAGATGTCCGGCGAGCTGACAGCTTCCGCCCTCCTCGCCGGCACGACCAATCCCGTGGTCGGGCAAGTCATCCTCGACTTCTGGCAGAACGGGTCCTTCCCGCAGATCGCAGCGCTCGCGATGACCATGACGCTCATCAACGCGATCGTCGTCGTCGCAGCGCTGCGTCTTGCGCGCGGAAGAGCACGCTAG
- a CDS encoding Carboxymuconolactone decarboxylase family protein → MAIDLDRIPSTYLQDYHPEVGGSFKAMRQAIAKGPLDYETCEYIVIASFAQAGFEEPLKIHVTRMLNRGTPVANLKHAVEVTLGATTPLFAVVRALRWIDEAVAEHGKA, encoded by the coding sequence ATGGCCATCGATCTCGATCGAATTCCCTCGACCTATCTGCAGGATTACCACCCGGAAGTCGGTGGCAGCTTCAAGGCGATGCGCCAAGCCATCGCGAAGGGCCCTCTTGACTACGAAACCTGCGAATACATCGTGATCGCAAGCTTCGCGCAGGCAGGCTTCGAGGAGCCGCTCAAGATCCATGTGACCCGGATGCTCAACCGTGGCACACCGGTTGCCAATCTCAAACACGCGGTTGAAGTCACGCTCGGGGCGACCACCCCGCTCTTTGCCGTCGTCCGCGCGCTGCGCTGGATTGACGAGGCGGTTGCCGAGCACGGCAAGGCGTAG
- a CDS encoding putative Inner membrane protein YedI (Evidence 3 : Putative function from multiple computational evidences) — MSVGLMALLDDIAALAKVAAASLDDVASQAAQAGTKAAGVVIDDAAVTPRYVTGFSASRELPIIGRIALGSLRNKLLFLLPAALVLSLLAPQVILPLLMLGGLYLCYEGAEKIYGLIFPHAAHAHEAEVEPIGIDARSFEDQKVAGAIRTDFILSAEIMTITLGSVPNAGLMTQALVLAVVGVAITIAVYGAVALIVKADDVGLVLARVSSHSPIGVLSRVIGRVLVQGMPHFLKLLGILGTAAMVWVGGGIILHGFAGYGYGWLSHLLHDAGDEASHIVPSIGSFVSWLVQAAGAGLVGIAIGAAAIPAMSYCISPAWRWIKTRVRPARPA, encoded by the coding sequence ATGAGTGTCGGCCTGATGGCCCTTCTCGACGATATCGCCGCACTGGCCAAGGTTGCGGCAGCATCGCTCGACGACGTGGCCAGCCAGGCCGCGCAAGCAGGCACAAAAGCCGCCGGCGTCGTCATCGATGACGCGGCGGTGACACCGCGTTATGTCACTGGCTTTTCCGCCTCGCGAGAACTGCCGATCATCGGCCGGATCGCGCTCGGCTCCTTGAGAAACAAGCTTCTGTTTCTGCTGCCGGCAGCCCTCGTGTTGAGCCTGCTCGCGCCCCAGGTCATCTTGCCACTCCTCATGCTCGGAGGGCTCTATCTCTGCTATGAAGGTGCGGAGAAGATCTACGGGCTCATCTTTCCCCATGCCGCGCACGCACATGAGGCTGAGGTGGAGCCGATCGGCATCGATGCCCGCTCCTTCGAGGACCAGAAGGTTGCGGGTGCAATCAGGACCGACTTCATTCTTTCGGCCGAAATCATGACCATCACCCTGGGCTCGGTCCCCAACGCGGGCCTTATGACCCAGGCACTGGTCCTGGCGGTTGTCGGCGTTGCCATCACGATCGCGGTGTATGGGGCGGTTGCTCTGATCGTGAAGGCCGATGATGTCGGCCTTGTGCTCGCGCGTGTGTCGTCGCATTCGCCAATTGGTGTCTTGTCGCGCGTGATCGGTCGGGTGCTTGTTCAGGGCATGCCGCATTTTCTGAAGTTGCTGGGCATTCTCGGAACAGCGGCTATGGTCTGGGTTGGCGGCGGCATCATTCTTCACGGCTTCGCGGGATATGGCTACGGTTGGCTGAGCCATCTTCTGCACGATGCCGGGGACGAGGCCTCGCATATCGTTCCTTCCATCGGCTCCTTTGTTTCCTGGCTTGTGCAGGCTGCGGGTGCCGGTCTGGTCGGCATTGCGATTGGGGCGGCTGCCATTCCGGCAATGAGCTATTGTATCTCGCCGGCTTGGCGATGGATCAAGACGCGCGTCCGTCCAGCCCGCCCCGCATGA
- a CDS encoding Phosphate:Na+ symporter, translating to MQIDIFKDILVPVIGGLGIFMLGLEFMANGIQALSVNRMREFLAKAAGTPIKGVMAGTLITGVIQSSTAMTVMVVGLVNAGVVALRPAISVIMGANIGTTLGNGLIALPLGPLGLIFAGVFALLYCFAKNEKVRNIALACMGFALIFYGLNLMTGGLRPLRNMPEVMELLQTLRADSYFNLLKCVLIAAGVTAMIHSSSATIGIVMGLGAAGVLDWTTAVAFSLGADLGTTITSWMASLNLSKNAKRAAYAHISFNIIGVCITIPLFFVSIDVLQWAMQWFGGNPGVPVVVNGKETFPLVPVAVGLYSTVFNIFNTLLLFPFVGVFERVLSRVGRSDEEDIEDYSTPKFLDRQLADDFAKAVPAVQKETARHLQAGAMFLNIARGDKTAPSDPGEHYLATDILSRDIRAYTANLMKEDLPYEQLDLIASLIEEADFTAALTESMHQVARRVKRETFSSQAQVIVNGALDKLDVALRAIMPDHGIADPQMPAGHVVYPELEELRGRTLALGPNAGAGERGTILALLGSIERAELLINRIDAERRSVNRQSVVARAAARKAGQNRPMDEGGLSPVPAE from the coding sequence ATGCAGATCGATATCTTCAAGGATATTCTCGTGCCGGTCATCGGCGGGCTAGGCATCTTCATGCTCGGCCTCGAGTTCATGGCGAACGGAATTCAGGCGCTCTCCGTCAACCGGATGCGGGAGTTCCTCGCCAAGGCTGCGGGCACGCCGATCAAGGGCGTAATGGCGGGAACGCTCATTACCGGCGTCATCCAGTCCTCCACGGCCATGACGGTGATGGTGGTCGGCCTTGTCAATGCCGGCGTCGTCGCGCTCAGGCCCGCCATCAGCGTCATCATGGGGGCCAATATCGGCACCACGCTCGGCAACGGCCTCATCGCGCTGCCGCTTGGGCCGCTTGGCCTCATCTTCGCGGGTGTCTTCGCGCTGCTTTACTGCTTCGCCAAGAACGAGAAGGTCCGCAATATCGCGCTCGCCTGCATGGGCTTTGCGTTAATCTTCTACGGCCTCAACCTCATGACCGGCGGATTGCGGCCCCTGCGCAACATGCCGGAGGTGATGGAGCTTCTCCAGACACTGAGGGCCGATTCCTACTTCAATCTTCTGAAATGTGTTTTGATCGCCGCCGGTGTAACGGCGATGATCCACTCTTCGTCGGCGACGATCGGTATCGTCATGGGTCTCGGCGCTGCCGGCGTGCTCGATTGGACAACAGCTGTCGCCTTCTCGCTCGGCGCCGACCTTGGCACGACGATCACGTCCTGGATGGCCTCGCTCAATCTGTCGAAGAATGCCAAGCGCGCAGCCTACGCCCATATTTCCTTCAATATCATTGGTGTCTGTATAACCATACCGTTGTTCTTCGTCTCGATTGACGTCCTGCAATGGGCGATGCAGTGGTTCGGCGGCAATCCCGGCGTTCCGGTGGTGGTCAACGGCAAGGAAACCTTCCCTCTCGTGCCTGTTGCCGTCGGTCTTTATTCAACCGTCTTCAACATCTTCAACACGCTGCTCCTGTTCCCCTTCGTGGGCGTATTCGAGCGCGTGCTGTCGCGCGTCGGGCGCTCGGATGAGGAGGATATCGAGGATTATTCGACGCCGAAGTTCCTTGACCGCCAACTTGCCGATGATTTTGCCAAGGCCGTTCCCGCCGTCCAGAAGGAGACCGCCCGTCATCTCCAGGCAGGCGCCATGTTCCTCAATATCGCGCGTGGTGACAAAACGGCTCCCTCCGATCCGGGCGAGCACTATCTGGCGACAGACATTCTCAGCCGGGATATCCGAGCATATACCGCCAATCTGATGAAGGAAGACCTGCCGTACGAGCAGCTTGACCTCATCGCCAGCTTGATTGAGGAAGCCGACTTCACGGCGGCTTTGACGGAATCGATGCATCAGGTGGCCCGGCGCGTTAAACGCGAGACGTTCAGCAGTCAGGCGCAAGTCATTGTCAACGGCGCGCTCGACAAGCTCGACGTCGCGTTGCGCGCCATCATGCCCGACCACGGCATCGCCGACCCACAGATGCCGGCCGGGCATGTCGTCTATCCAGAACTTGAGGAGCTGCGTGGCCGCACGCTGGCGCTCGGTCCCAATGCCGGTGCGGGCGAGCGTGGCACGATCCTCGCGCTGCTTGGCTCCATCGAGCGCGCTGAACTGCTGATCAACCGCATCGATGCCGAGCGCAGGTCCGTCAACCGACAGAGCGTGGTGGCGCGTGCGGCGGCTCGCAAGGCGGGGCAGAATCGGCCGATGGACGAAGGCGGCTTGAGCCCAGTCCCCGCCGAATAA